In a genomic window of Poecilia reticulata strain Guanapo linkage group LG22, Guppy_female_1.0+MT, whole genome shotgun sequence:
- the sumo3a gene encoding small ubiquitin-related modifier 3-like: MSEEKPKEGVKTENDHINLKVAGQDGSVVQFKIKRHTPLSKLMKAYCERQGLSIRQIRFRFDGQPINETDTPAQLEMEDEDTIDVFQQQTGGCC; encoded by the exons GAAGGAGTAAAGACGGAGAACGACCACATCAACCTCAAAGTTGCAGGTCAGGATGGATCAGTCGTCCAGTTCAAAATCAAACGACACACGCCGCTCAGCAAACTAATGAAGGCGTACTGCGAACGACAG GGTCTTTCAATAAGGCAGATCAGATTCAGGTTCGATGGCCAGCCAATCAATGAGACGGATACACCCGCACAG CTGGAGATGGAAGATGAAGACACCATAGatgttttccagcagcagaCTGGCGGGTGCTGCTAA